From the genome of Tachysurus vachellii isolate PV-2020 chromosome 2, HZAU_Pvac_v1, whole genome shotgun sequence, one region includes:
- the egr2b gene encoding early growth response protein 2b, with product MTAKTLEKSPVTLGGFVHPLSESIYSLDDTTPLPASVAIFPNSDLAGHYDQINGISADGLVIGDMSAEKRAVDLPYSSSFAQPGGPRSQTFTYMGKFSIDSQYPGNWNPEGVINIVSAGILGMTQASSASSSPSSSSSVSPAHFSSTLSCTVAQGQTDMEQQHIYSPPPPYTGCAEVYQDPSAFLSTSTCPISSYPPPAYSSPKPSADAGLFPILPDYTGFFQPPCQRDVQSIPERKPFACPLEPFRVPPPLTPLNTIRNFTLAAPVAEGARLPAAYSPQNLPLRPILRPRKYPNRPSKTPVHERPYPCPAEGCDRRFSRSDELTRHIRIHTGHKPFQCRICMRNFSRSDHLTTHIRTHTGEKPFACDYCGRKFARSDERKRHTKIHLRQKDRKATASSSSSSSSVPNGGSNSTSGISQ from the exons ATGACCGCTAAAACTTTGGAGAAAAGCCCTGTGACTCTCGGCGGCTTCGTGCACCCTCTGTCCGAGAGCATCTACTCACTGGACGACACCACACCGCTGCCAGCCTCGGTGGCAATTTTTCCGAACAGTGATCTAGCTGGACATTACGACCAGATAAATGGAATTTCAGCAG ATGGCTTGGTTATCGGGGATATGAGCGCGGAGAAGCGCGCCGTCGACCTGCCCTACTCCAGCAGCTTCGCGCAGCCGGGTGGTCCTCGCAGTCAAACGTTTACCTACATGGGCAAGTTCTCCATCGACTCCCAGTATCCGGGCAACTGGAACCCAGAGGGCGTGATCAACATCGTGAGCGCGGGCATCCTGGGCATGACCCAGGCCTCATCGGCGTCCTCTTCaccgtcctcctcctcctcggtGTCTCCGGCTCATTTCTCCAGCACGCTCAGCTGCACGGTGGCTCAGGGCCAGACGGACATGGAGCAGCAACACATCTATTCCCCTCCTCCGCCCTATACAGGCTGCGCAGAGGTCTACCAGGATCCGTCCGCTTTTCTCTCCACATCCACATGCCCCATCTCCTCGTACCCGCCGCCAGCCTACTCCTCCCCTAAACCGAGTGCTGATGCCGGACTCTTCCCCATCCTCCCGGACTACACCGGCTTTTTCCAGCCCCCGTGCCAGCGGGACGTGCAGTCCATCCCCGAGCGCAAACCTTTTGCATGCCCCCTCGAGCCGTTCCGTGTACCGCCGCCCCTCACGCCGCTCAACACAATTAGGAACTTCACGTTGGCTGCACCGGTGGCCGAGGGAGCGCGCTTACCCGCTGCTTACAGCCCGCAGAACCTGCCACTAAGACCCATCCTGCGCCCGCGGAAATACCCAAACAGGCCCAGCAAAACGCCCGTGCACGAGCGCCCGTATCCATGCCCAGCTGAGGGCTGCGACCGGCGCTTCTCGCGCTCTGACGAGCTCACCCGGCACATCCGCATCCACACGGGCCACAAGCCGTTCCAGTGCCGCATCTGCATGCGGAACTTCAGCCGCAGCGACCATCTGACCACACACATCCGCACGCACACCGGCGAGAAGCCGTTCGCCTGCGACTACTGCGGTCGCAAATTCGCGCGCAGTGACGAAAGAAAGAGGCACACCAAGATCCACCTGAGGCAGAAGGACAGGAAAGCCACGGCGTCCTCAtcgtcctcttcctcctcagtTCCCAATGGTGGCTCAAACTCCACGTCCGGAATCAGCCAATGA